A window from Vibrio cortegadensis encodes these proteins:
- the gpt gene encoding xanthine phosphoribosyltransferase, with protein sequence MTTKFIITWDNMQTYCRQLAEKQMPAEQWKGILGVSRGGLVPAAILARELGIRYVDTVCIASYDHDHQRDMRILKAPEHDGEGFLIVDDLVDSGDTARKIREMYPKAKFVTVCAKPAGADLVDEYIVDIAQDTWIEQPWDTAITYVEPINRKQK encoded by the coding sequence ATGACGACTAAATTCATCATTACTTGGGACAACATGCAAACATATTGTCGCCAGCTTGCTGAGAAGCAAATGCCAGCAGAACAATGGAAAGGGATCCTTGGTGTAAGCCGTGGTGGTTTGGTTCCTGCTGCAATTTTAGCTCGTGAACTTGGTATTCGTTACGTAGATACAGTGTGCATTGCAAGTTACGATCACGATCATCAGCGTGATATGCGTATCTTGAAAGCACCAGAGCATGACGGTGAAGGGTTCTTGATTGTTGATGATTTAGTAGACAGTGGCGATACAGCACGTAAAATCCGTGAAATGTACCCAAAAGCTAAATTTGTGACGGTATGTGCAAAACCTGCGGGCGCTGATCTAGTTGACGAATACATTGTTGATATTGCTCAAGACACATGGATTGAACAACCGTGGGATACCGCGATTACTTACGTAGAGCCAATTAATCGTAAGCAAAAATAA
- the frsA gene encoding esterase FrsA yields the protein MTDETSKNLSETLFVKYKQAQETSALTRYLPSSLEILNERKQQDNFSWYRNLRRLQWIWQGIDPIEQEGVLSRIACSTHSRTDEQWLDTVMGYHSGNWAYEWTKLGMLHQKRANDMQNEEAANELFSASLCFSIAGYPHLKNDNLALQAQTLATGAYQEAAKHTKHVIKQIEIPYKNKKIIANLHMSSTDKQQPVVIVSAGLDSLQTDMWRLFRDYLAPKNIAMLTVDMPSVGHSSHWSLTEDSSCLHQAVLNELPNLPWVDHYKVGLIGFRFGGNAMVRLSFIEQTKIKACISLGAPIHDVLATPGKLKQMPKMYLDVLASRLGKSGVDINSLAGQMMAWSLKVQGILSSRRTKVPILAIGLEGDPISPYSDNQLVALFSEYGKAKKIDSKTISKGYEQSLDLAIKWLEEELFR from the coding sequence ATGACTGACGAAACAAGTAAAAATCTGTCTGAGACCCTGTTTGTTAAGTACAAACAAGCACAGGAAACCTCTGCCTTAACACGTTACCTACCAAGCTCATTAGAGATCCTCAATGAGCGTAAACAGCAGGACAATTTTTCGTGGTATCGTAACCTACGTAGATTGCAATGGATTTGGCAGGGCATCGATCCTATTGAGCAAGAAGGGGTATTGTCTAGAATCGCTTGCTCAACGCACTCACGAACAGATGAACAGTGGCTCGATACCGTTATGGGTTATCACAGTGGAAATTGGGCTTATGAGTGGACAAAGCTTGGCATGCTTCATCAAAAAAGAGCCAATGATATGCAGAATGAAGAAGCAGCCAATGAGCTTTTTTCTGCCTCTCTGTGTTTCAGCATTGCAGGCTACCCACACCTTAAAAATGATAACCTTGCCTTACAAGCGCAAACCCTTGCGACAGGTGCCTACCAAGAAGCCGCGAAACACACGAAACATGTAATTAAGCAGATAGAGATCCCATATAAGAATAAGAAAATTATCGCTAATTTACATATGTCTTCAACTGACAAACAGCAGCCAGTCGTGATAGTAAGTGCGGGGTTAGACAGCCTTCAGACGGATATGTGGCGTCTGTTTAGAGATTATCTTGCGCCTAAGAATATTGCGATGCTGACTGTAGATATGCCTTCTGTTGGGCATAGTTCTCATTGGAGTTTGACTGAAGACTCTTCATGTTTGCATCAAGCTGTATTGAATGAACTGCCTAATTTACCCTGGGTGGATCACTATAAGGTTGGTCTAATCGGTTTTCGCTTTGGTGGTAATGCTATGGTTCGCCTCTCTTTTATAGAGCAGACTAAGATAAAAGCATGCATTAGCCTTGGTGCTCCGATCCATGATGTGCTCGCCACTCCTGGAAAATTAAAACAGATGCCCAAGATGTATCTTGATGTATTAGCCTCTCGACTTGGAAAGAGTGGAGTGGATATCAATAGCCTTGCAGGGCAAATGATGGCGTGGTCATTAAAAGTTCAAGGCATATTATCGAGCCGACGAACTAAAGTGCCAATTCTTGCCATTGGTTTAGAGGGCGATCCTATTTCGCCATACTCTGATAATCAATTGGTTGCACTTTTTAGTGAGTATGGAAAAGCAAAAAAAATTGATTCTAAAACTATTTCAAAAGGGTATGAGCAATCCCTCGATTTAGCAATAAAGTGGCTTGAAGAGGAATTATTTAGGTGA